Proteins found in one Candidatus Poribacteria bacterium genomic segment:
- a CDS encoding site-specific DNA-methyltransferase, whose translation MSNSFRKNCIVLHESCTTALDRRDFAPRIDLSFLDPPFNQDKTYNAWDDNLPPEEYWGWMGDICAKVYALTSEGGALYFMQREKNTEFVLQCLRDTGWTFQNLIIWKKKTSAVPGMKRFGKHYQIIGFATKGKTPRVFHRLRIDPPLPADYKHARENGMFVTDVWDDIRELTSGYFAGDEALRDAEGNRLHKQQTPIQLLLRIILSSTNPGDVVLDPFAGSGTTLVVAEQLGRKSVGIELDSHNVTLIQNRLAEQRKSDDVSRFFKDYACTPDLEAIWGEQGQSRKIASSDELTAKQMAFLESNQ comes from the coding sequence ATGAGCAATTCATTCAGAAAAAACTGTATTGTGCTTCATGAAAGTTGCACAACAGCCTTGGATCGGAGAGATTTCGCGCCGAGAATAGACCTCTCCTTTCTTGACCCTCCCTTCAATCAGGATAAGACTTACAATGCCTGGGATGATAATTTACCACCAGAGGAATATTGGGGGTGGATGGGCGATATCTGTGCAAAGGTGTATGCATTGACATCGGAGGGTGGTGCCCTTTATTTCATGCAACGTGAAAAAAATACAGAATTCGTGTTGCAATGCTTACGAGATACCGGATGGACCTTTCAAAATCTGATTATTTGGAAAAAGAAAACTTCGGCAGTGCCGGGGATGAAGCGTTTCGGTAAGCACTATCAGATTATAGGATTCGCGACAAAAGGTAAAACGCCGCGTGTCTTCCATCGTCTACGCATCGATCCACCACTGCCTGCAGATTACAAGCACGCCCGAGAAAACGGTATGTTTGTTACGGATGTCTGGGATGATATTCGTGAGTTGACCTCTGGTTATTTTGCGGGCGATGAAGCATTGCGAGATGCAGAAGGGAATCGCTTGCACAAACAGCAGACCCCTATTCAACTTCTTCTTCGGATTATCCTTTCTTCCACAAATCCCGGTGATGTCGTCCTAGACCCGTTCGCGGGTTCAGGGACAACGCTGGTCGTGGCGGAACAATTGGGACGAAAATCAGTAGGTATTGAACTCGACTCCCACAACGTTACGCTTATTCAAAACAGACTTGCCGAACAGAGAAAATCAGACGATGTCTCACGCTTTTTCAAGGATTACGCATGCACCCCAGATTTAGAAGCAATTTGGGGAGAACAGGGACAAAGTAGAAAAATCGCATCCTCTGACGAACTCACTGCTAAACAGATGGCTTTTCTTGAATCAAATCAATAA